The Candidatus Manganitrophaceae bacterium genome contains a region encoding:
- a CDS encoding sodium:proton exchanger translates to MQMNLLTGIAVSIIFATLSALVAKRFKQPLILGYIVGGILLGHNMGFGIISDEGSIEMISEIGLILLLFIIGLEINVTKLAAAGKMVGIAGTVQFFGTILLGFGFFHYLGFSSGMTKFNIGYLALALSLSSTMIVVKILHDQHDIDSHAGRVTLGILIFQDIWAIIFLTIQPNLLNPEIIGIFNSFLSAMGLLFSCFLVSKHILPKLYAFIAKSPELMLITSISWCFLVSGTANAVGLSKEMGALVAGLSIAAFPYSIDVIAKITGIRDFFITLFFVSLGLKAPSLTPYLVIVALSLTAFVLASRLLTLLPALLALKLDLRTGLLTSINLSQVSEFSMVIVTLGFSYGHVSEEVVQIIILSLVLSSILSTYLILAKEHLVSWVVWQVKGLSGQNKEKSTLPIAKKEKKGIVLLGFFKEASPFLHRINEEMPSLKDSLFVIDFNPQTLALLKKYEVDCVYGDIAHPETLRHAGIEGANLVISTISDSFLQGTSNLRLLKQVKMLSPESRVIVTSDSLRGAQTLYDAGADYVLLPRLLYARHIFDIVQTYLVNGLDATRESQIQDIFKDPVSEYRPDTAVPKIS, encoded by the coding sequence ATGCAAATGAACCTTCTGACGGGCATTGCCGTCAGCATTATCTTTGCGACCCTTTCCGCCCTCGTCGCGAAGCGATTCAAGCAGCCGCTCATCCTCGGTTATATCGTCGGCGGCATTCTTCTTGGCCACAATATGGGCTTTGGTATCATCTCGGATGAAGGCAGTATTGAGATGATCTCAGAGATCGGCCTGATCCTGCTGCTCTTCATTATCGGCCTCGAAATCAACGTAACCAAACTGGCCGCCGCGGGAAAGATGGTCGGCATCGCGGGAACCGTCCAGTTTTTCGGCACAATCCTGCTCGGATTCGGCTTCTTTCACTACCTCGGCTTTTCCTCCGGGATGACAAAGTTCAACATCGGTTATCTGGCCCTGGCCCTCTCCCTCAGTTCTACGATGATCGTCGTCAAAATTCTTCATGACCAGCATGATATCGACTCTCACGCGGGGCGGGTAACGCTCGGCATTCTGATCTTTCAGGATATCTGGGCGATTATCTTTCTGACCATCCAGCCCAATCTCTTAAACCCTGAGATTATTGGCATTTTCAACTCTTTTCTCTCCGCGATGGGCCTTCTCTTCTCCTGTTTTCTGGTCAGCAAGCACATCCTTCCAAAACTCTATGCCTTCATTGCCAAGTCTCCCGAGTTGATGCTCATTACTTCGATTTCCTGGTGCTTCCTGGTCTCCGGAACCGCAAATGCCGTCGGTCTTTCCAAGGAAATGGGGGCCCTTGTTGCCGGACTTTCGATTGCCGCTTTTCCGTACAGCATAGATGTTATTGCGAAAATCACCGGGATACGGGATTTTTTCATTACCCTGTTCTTTGTCTCACTCGGTTTAAAGGCCCCTTCGCTGACCCCCTACCTCGTCATCGTTGCACTCTCCTTAACGGCCTTCGTTCTCGCAAGCCGTCTTCTTACCCTTCTGCCGGCACTCCTGGCCCTGAAGCTTGACCTGCGGACCGGACTTCTGACTTCAATCAATCTTTCTCAAGTCAGTGAGTTTTCGATGGTCATCGTCACCCTCGGATTCTCCTACGGACATGTTAGCGAGGAGGTTGTCCAAATCATCATCCTCAGCCTTGTCCTGAGTTCGATTCTGTCCACCTATCTCATCCTTGCAAAGGAACACCTGGTCAGTTGGGTTGTCTGGCAAGTCAAAGGCCTTTCCGGGCAGAATAAGGAAAAATCGACCCTTCCCATTGCAAAAAAGGAGAAGAAAGGGATTGTTCTTCTTGGATTTTTCAAAGAGGCGAGTCCTTTTCTGCATCGGATCAACGAAGAAATGCCGAGCCTCAAGGATAGCCTGTTTGTGATCGATTTCAACCCTCAGACGCTGGCGCTGCTTAAAAAATACGAGGTTGATTGTGTTTATGGAGACATCGCCCATCCGGAAACCTTAAGACATGCCGGGATCGAAGGGGCAAACCTAGTGATCTCAACGATATCAGACAGCTTTCTACAGGGGACCTCTAATCTGAGATTGCTGAAGCAGGTGAAGATGCTCTCACCCGAAAGCCGTGTCATTGTGACCTCGGACTCATTGCGCGGCGCGCAGACTCTTTATGATGCCGGAGCCGATTATGTTCTCCTCCCCCGCCTCCTCTATGCGAGACACATCTTCGATATTGTCCAGACCTACCTTGTGAATGGACTGGATGCCACGCGCGAATCGCAGATTCAGGACATTTTTAAGGATCCGGTCTCGGAATACCGACCCGACACTGCTGTCCCCAAAATAAGTTGA
- the thrS gene encoding threonine--tRNA ligase yields MAEVTLKFKSHKALTVEKGIPFFKIVKALEKTKDVVGVCVNGEPRDLSARVEGDAEIELLTFDAPEGEEIYRHSSSHLMAQAVKEVFPSAQMAIGPPIKDGFYYDFDFERPFTPEDLKKIEKKMKEIVKRNLPISRMELTKEVAIQLFRERQEPYKVELIEELEDVQISAYQQGDFIDLCTGPHLPSTGKIKAIKLLSSAGAYWRGSEKNKMLQRIYGTSFSRREDLDAHLKNLEEIKKRDHRRLGKELDLFSITDEIGAGLVLWHPKGAIIRKTLEDFWRDAHLKAGYDLVFTPHMAKLDLWKQSGHLEFYKENMYAPMKVDNIPYEIKPMNCPFHILIYKSRLRSYRDLPFRWAELGTVYRYERSGVLHGLMRVRGFTQDDAHLFCRPDQIEAEILKVLDFTTFVLGTFGFKEYEIYLSTRPDKYVGTLDRWEQATTALEGALKQKGLPYEIDPGEGVFYGPKIDMKIKDALGRSWQCTTIQVDFNLPDRFKMSYRGEDGQAHQPIMIHRALMGSIERFFGVLIEHYAGAFPLWLAPVQAKVIPITERQKEYAEAIKARLHEAGIRVEVDQRNEKMGLKIREAQLMKIPYMLVVGDREAEDQTLSVRNRRGENSLMEIDAFLNQLQGEIEAQKIQ; encoded by the coding sequence ATGGCAGAAGTTACCCTTAAATTTAAATCCCATAAAGCGCTTACGGTTGAAAAAGGGATTCCCTTCTTTAAGATCGTCAAAGCGCTTGAAAAGACAAAAGATGTCGTCGGTGTCTGTGTCAATGGCGAACCCAGAGACCTTTCCGCAAGAGTTGAGGGGGATGCAGAGATTGAACTTCTGACTTTTGACGCCCCGGAAGGGGAAGAAATTTACCGGCACAGTTCTTCGCATTTAATGGCCCAGGCAGTGAAAGAGGTCTTCCCTTCGGCACAAATGGCAATTGGTCCGCCGATTAAGGATGGTTTTTATTACGATTTTGATTTTGAGCGGCCCTTTACTCCCGAAGATCTCAAAAAAATAGAGAAAAAAATGAAGGAGATTGTCAAACGTAACCTTCCCATCTCCCGGATGGAGTTGACCAAGGAGGTGGCGATCCAGTTGTTTCGTGAACGGCAGGAACCCTACAAGGTGGAATTGATTGAAGAGCTGGAAGATGTCCAGATCTCGGCCTATCAGCAGGGAGATTTTATTGATCTCTGCACCGGCCCTCATCTTCCCTCCACCGGAAAAATCAAGGCGATCAAGCTACTCTCCAGCGCGGGCGCTTACTGGCGCGGGAGCGAAAAAAACAAGATGCTGCAGCGAATCTACGGAACCTCCTTTTCCAGAAGGGAAGACCTCGATGCCCATCTTAAAAACCTGGAAGAAATCAAGAAGCGAGACCATCGGCGGCTCGGGAAGGAGTTGGACCTCTTCTCGATCACGGACGAGATTGGCGCCGGGCTGGTTCTCTGGCATCCGAAAGGAGCCATCATTCGGAAGACCCTGGAGGATTTCTGGCGGGATGCCCATTTGAAGGCCGGATACGACCTCGTTTTTACCCCCCATATGGCAAAGCTGGATCTCTGGAAGCAGAGCGGCCACCTTGAGTTCTATAAAGAGAACATGTACGCGCCGATGAAGGTGGACAATATCCCGTACGAAATCAAGCCGATGAACTGCCCTTTTCACATCCTGATTTATAAATCACGTCTTCGAAGTTACCGGGATCTCCCTTTCCGTTGGGCGGAGTTGGGAACCGTCTACCGCTACGAACGCTCCGGTGTGCTGCACGGACTGATGCGGGTTCGGGGCTTTACCCAGGATGATGCCCATCTCTTCTGCCGTCCCGACCAGATCGAGGCGGAGATCCTGAAGGTGCTTGATTTCACGACCTTTGTCCTGGGAACCTTCGGTTTTAAAGAATATGAGATCTACCTTTCCACGCGGCCCGATAAATATGTCGGAACCCTCGACCGTTGGGAGCAGGCGACCACGGCTTTGGAAGGGGCCTTGAAGCAGAAGGGACTTCCTTATGAGATTGATCCGGGCGAAGGGGTCTTCTACGGACCCAAGATTGATATGAAGATCAAAGATGCCCTGGGGCGCTCCTGGCAATGCACGACGATACAGGTGGACTTCAATCTCCCGGACCGTTTCAAGATGTCCTATCGTGGCGAGGATGGCCAGGCGCATCAGCCTATTATGATCCACCGGGCCTTGATGGGGTCGATCGAGCGCTTCTTTGGTGTCCTGATCGAACATTACGCCGGGGCCTTTCCGCTCTGGCTTGCTCCGGTTCAGGCTAAGGTCATTCCGATTACAGAACGCCAGAAGGAATATGCCGAGGCGATCAAGGCCCGGCTTCATGAGGCTGGCATTCGGGTCGAGGTTGATCAGCGAAATGAAAAAATGGGACTGAAGATCCGGGAGGCCCAACTGATGAAGATCCCGTATATGCTGGTGGTGGGAGACCGGGAGGCAGAAGATCAGACACTTTCCGTCCGGAACCGGCGTGGCGAAAACAGTCTGATGGAGATCGATGCCTTCCTCAATCAACTCCAGGGGGAGATTGAGGCGCAGAAGATCCAATAG
- a CDS encoding translation initiation factor IF-3 — MVIAADGEQLGSMTVLEGIAKAEESGFDLVEVAPTSRPPVCRIMDYGKYKYEQSRKDRAVKSHQKGGHLKEVKFRLFTGEHDLDFKVKHAQDFLEERNKVKVTLMFRGREMPYREKGWAIMTKIQEKLQDVGQPEYPPKLEGRNMVMILAPKSTKE, encoded by the coding sequence ATGGTGATTGCGGCCGATGGAGAGCAGTTGGGCTCCATGACGGTTCTGGAGGGTATTGCCAAAGCGGAGGAGTCTGGTTTTGACTTGGTAGAGGTCGCGCCCACCTCCCGTCCTCCAGTTTGCCGGATAATGGATTATGGGAAATACAAGTATGAACAGAGCCGGAAAGACCGTGCGGTAAAATCCCACCAGAAGGGGGGACATCTCAAGGAAGTGAAGTTCAGGCTCTTTACAGGGGAGCATGACCTCGACTTTAAGGTGAAGCACGCGCAGGATTTCCTGGAAGAGAGAAACAAGGTGAAGGTGACGCTCATGTTCCGCGGAAGGGAAATGCCTTACCGGGAAAAGGGCTGGGCCATCATGACAAAGATACAGGAAAAACTTCAAGACGTGGGACAGCCCGAATACCCGCCCAAGCTGGAGGGTCGGAACATGGTGATGATCCTGGCCCCGAAATCAACAAAGGAGTAA
- the rpmI gene encoding 50S ribosomal protein L35 encodes MKNKIKTHRGAAKRFKISGTGKVMRKQAGTQHLLVHKSGKRRRNLRGAVLVSKGEAKTIKRLLPNG; translated from the coding sequence ATGAAGAATAAAATTAAGACGCATCGGGGCGCGGCGAAACGATTTAAGATATCCGGAACCGGGAAAGTCATGCGCAAGCAGGCGGGGACGCAACATTTACTCGTCCACAAGAGCGGGAAACGGAGGCGGAATCTTCGCGGGGCGGTCCTGGTGTCCAAGGGTGAAGCAAAAACAATTAAAAGACTTCTTCCGAACGGGTAA
- the rplT gene encoding 50S ribosomal protein L20, which yields MPRAKGGPKTRHRRNDRLKMAKGYFGGKSKLYRSATEAVDKSLLYAYRDRRTKKRNFRRLWIARINAAARSHGMTYSRFIEALKKAGISLNRKVLAEIAAGDAATFTQIIESVQAKAKA from the coding sequence ATGCCAAGAGCAAAAGGAGGCCCCAAAACCCGGCATCGGCGGAACGACCGCCTCAAGATGGCCAAGGGATATTTCGGGGGGAAAAGCAAACTTTATCGGTCCGCGACTGAGGCGGTTGACAAATCGCTCCTCTATGCCTATCGGGATCGTAGGACCAAAAAACGGAACTTCAGGCGGTTGTGGATTGCAAGAATCAACGCGGCCGCACGAAGCCACGGTATGACCTACAGTCGCTTCATTGAAGCACTGAAAAAGGCCGGAATTTCGCTCAACCGAAAGGTTTTGGCTGAAATCGCTGCAGGCGATGCCGCCACCTTCACGCAAATCATCGAATCGGTTCAGGCAAAGGCGAAGGCGTAA
- a CDS encoding sodium:proton antiporter codes for MDLLSIIALLVTMSALFSYINYRFLKLPMSIGVMILALCLSFGLILTEAFIPGIEENARTLLGNIDFEKFLMRGMLGYLLFAGALHVNINDLREQKWIISSLASFGVIASTLIVGFFTSFVFDLLDQDVPFIYCLLFGSLISPTDPIAVLSILKAAKAPKGLETKIAGESLFNDGIGVVVFTVLLGLIDGNHTLDPGHVILFLLEEALGGAVLGGLLGWIAYKMLKSVDHYHVEILITLALVMGGYELAAALHTSPAITVVVAGLLIGNRGRLLAMSDKTRERLDTFWELVDEILNASLFVLLGLEILVLNFTLGYFVAGLIMIPLVLLSRFVTVSIPIFALRTFRTFSPGVIKILTWGGLRGGISVALALSLPSGPSRDVILVMTYAVVIFSIIVQGLTIKKLLPKEEPRIQKAQDI; via the coding sequence ATGGACTTATTGAGCATTATTGCACTTCTGGTGACAATGTCTGCGCTCTTTAGCTACATCAACTACCGATTCTTAAAGCTCCCGATGTCCATCGGGGTGATGATACTTGCCCTGTGTCTGTCCTTTGGTCTTATCCTCACGGAAGCGTTTATCCCTGGGATAGAAGAGAATGCCAGAACCCTCCTGGGGAATATTGATTTCGAGAAATTCCTGATGCGGGGGATGTTGGGTTATCTCCTTTTTGCCGGGGCGCTGCATGTCAATATTAATGACCTTCGGGAACAAAAGTGGATCATCTCAAGCCTCGCAAGTTTCGGGGTCATCGCCTCGACCTTGATTGTCGGATTTTTCACCTCTTTTGTTTTTGACCTTCTTGATCAGGATGTCCCGTTTATCTATTGCCTCCTGTTTGGTTCCCTTATTTCTCCCACCGACCCGATTGCAGTACTCAGTATTTTGAAGGCAGCCAAGGCCCCCAAAGGCCTGGAAACAAAGATTGCGGGAGAGTCTCTTTTTAACGACGGTATTGGGGTTGTGGTTTTCACGGTTCTCCTCGGACTGATTGACGGCAATCATACGCTCGATCCTGGGCATGTGATTCTGTTCCTGCTTGAAGAGGCCTTGGGCGGCGCTGTTCTCGGAGGCCTGCTCGGTTGGATTGCCTACAAGATGTTGAAGTCGGTTGATCATTATCATGTCGAAATTCTTATCACCCTGGCGCTGGTGATGGGGGGATATGAGCTGGCCGCCGCCCTCCATACCTCTCCTGCGATTACGGTGGTTGTGGCCGGACTGCTCATCGGGAACCGGGGGCGTCTCCTTGCCATGTCCGATAAAACGCGGGAACGTCTCGATACCTTCTGGGAATTGGTCGATGAAATACTGAATGCCTCACTTTTTGTCCTGCTCGGTCTGGAGATATTGGTTTTGAACTTTACATTAGGATATTTTGTAGCGGGATTAATCATGATCCCGCTCGTCCTCCTTTCCCGATTTGTGACCGTGAGCATTCCGATTTTTGCTCTGAGGACCTTCAGGACCTTCTCCCCGGGTGTGATAAAGATACTGACCTGGGGAGGATTACGGGGCGGCATTTCTGTGGCATTGGCGCTCTCTCTGCCTTCAGGTCCATCACGCGACGTCATCCTGGTCATGACCTATGCGGTGGTCATCTTCTCCATCATCGTGCAAGGGCTGACGATCAAGAAACTCCTCCCTAAAGAAGAACCACGTATACAAAAGGCTCAGGACATTTGA
- a CDS encoding MFS transporter → MATGKYKDLLKSLSFQSFLWTQFLGAFNDNVCKIVVSMVAVNLAVSSGGGSGDLPLVGAIFILPFFLFSGYAGHLADVYSKRTVLVITKCFEIVSMGLALLAFLSGRIEWMLGVLFLMALQSTFFSPAKYGILPEIIPDNNLSRANGLLEMSTFLAIILGTSIGSMMFAAWKDRLWLISLFLISIAVVGSWVSFGIYKVPPSGIQKPFPLNPWGEIAKGIKRIYREKVLWHTVLAISYFWFLGALLQMSIILFGKEVLVLDDFWVGILGTFLAFGIGVGSLVAGRLSGDKVELGLVPLGSIGLGLFSIWLGLSPPSYFQAAMALSLLGFSGGLFIVPLNALIQQKSGREEKGRIIATTNFMDTGGILLASAALWIFRDLLQVQADRIIIVFGFFTLLVTVYILSVLPDFLIRFVLWLLTHTIYRIRIRGQEHVPFRGPALLVCNHVSFVDGLLVGACVQRFIRFLVFSGFFEIKGVGWFLRKMKAIPISVGNRRGVVQSIERARESLKQGHVVCIFAEGAISRTGNMLSFKRGFERMGKDLNVPIIPVHLDGLWGSIFSFEKGRFFFKWPRQIPYPVTISFGLPLPANATAQTVRQAVMELGSEAVKFRRAKDDLLHFKFIRSAKSAWKRGCMSDSTGKRLTYGKALIGAFLLSRRIRRKCRKEEMVGLMLPSSVGGALANIATLLAGKVPVNLNFTAGKEAIDSAVQQCGIKAVLTSRVFVAKANLEHREEFIYLEDLLKKMKPAEKIVQAILLYLLPGRLIQKIYCPEKSDPNHLATVIFSSGSTGDPKGVMLSHHNVLSNVESLAQLFWVTRKDTMMGVLPFFHSFGFTGTLWFPLLYGFGAIYHPNPMEAKKVGALVLRHKATILISTPTFYKSYIRRCSKEEFSSLRYAMVGAEKLRKEVALAFREKYDLSLLEGYGCTELAPVVCVNVEDVHHGPEFQKDSIPETVGHPVPGVALKVVDPDTGEVRPVGQEGLLFVKGPNLMMGYLNQPEKTAEVIQGDWYNTGDIAAVDGDGFVRITDRLSRFSKIGGEMVPHIKIEEVVSGILGTEECAVCAVPDEQKGERIVCFYVKPEMTPEALWGQLKEQNLPKLWLPKRENLYPVEALPVLGTGKRDLRALKAMALEVVAAQE, encoded by the coding sequence ATGGCGACCGGAAAGTACAAAGATCTATTAAAATCACTCAGCTTTCAGTCCTTTCTCTGGACCCAGTTCCTGGGGGCCTTTAACGATAACGTCTGCAAAATCGTGGTCTCGATGGTGGCAGTGAACCTGGCGGTCAGCTCTGGTGGAGGAAGTGGAGATCTTCCTCTGGTGGGCGCCATTTTTATTCTCCCATTTTTTCTCTTCTCCGGATACGCTGGTCATCTGGCCGACGTCTACAGTAAGCGGACCGTCTTGGTCATCACAAAGTGTTTTGAAATTGTTTCGATGGGCTTGGCCCTCCTCGCTTTTCTTTCCGGTCGGATTGAATGGATGCTGGGCGTCCTCTTTCTGATGGCCCTTCAGTCGACCTTTTTCAGCCCGGCAAAATATGGCATCCTTCCTGAAATAATACCCGACAATAATTTGTCCCGTGCAAATGGTCTTTTGGAAATGAGCACTTTTCTGGCCATTATTCTCGGGACCTCCATCGGGAGCATGATGTTCGCCGCATGGAAGGACCGACTGTGGTTGATCAGTCTTTTTCTCATCTCCATCGCAGTGGTGGGATCATGGGTTAGTTTTGGTATATATAAGGTCCCGCCTTCGGGTATCCAAAAACCATTTCCACTGAACCCCTGGGGGGAAATTGCCAAAGGCATCAAGCGAATATACAGAGAGAAGGTTCTCTGGCATACGGTGTTGGCCATCTCCTATTTCTGGTTCCTGGGGGCCTTGCTCCAGATGAGCATTATTCTTTTTGGCAAAGAGGTGCTGGTCCTGGATGACTTTTGGGTTGGAATTCTGGGAACCTTTCTGGCCTTCGGTATTGGTGTCGGCAGTCTTGTGGCGGGTCGTCTCTCCGGCGACAAGGTGGAACTGGGGCTTGTCCCCCTGGGATCGATCGGTTTGGGCCTCTTTTCAATCTGGCTGGGGTTGTCTCCACCCTCTTATTTCCAGGCAGCAATGGCCCTCAGCCTGCTCGGATTTTCCGGCGGCCTCTTTATCGTGCCCCTGAATGCACTCATTCAGCAGAAAAGCGGTCGAGAAGAGAAGGGCCGGATCATTGCCACCACCAATTTCATGGACACGGGGGGGATCCTCCTGGCCTCCGCCGCCCTTTGGATTTTTCGTGATCTGCTGCAGGTCCAGGCAGACCGGATTATCATTGTTTTCGGGTTTTTTACACTCCTGGTGACGGTTTACATTCTGAGTGTCCTTCCGGACTTTCTGATCCGATTTGTTCTTTGGCTCCTGACACACACGATCTACCGAATTCGCATCCGAGGTCAGGAACATGTGCCCTTCCGGGGACCGGCCTTGCTTGTTTGTAACCATGTTTCTTTTGTAGACGGCCTGTTGGTGGGGGCCTGCGTACAGCGCTTCATCCGTTTTCTGGTCTTCAGCGGGTTCTTTGAGATAAAAGGGGTGGGGTGGTTTCTGAGGAAGATGAAGGCAATCCCGATCTCGGTGGGTAATCGGAGAGGTGTGGTTCAATCGATTGAACGGGCACGTGAGTCGCTCAAGCAGGGGCATGTGGTCTGTATCTTTGCCGAAGGGGCAATCAGTCGTACGGGGAATATGCTTTCATTCAAGAGGGGATTTGAGCGGATGGGGAAAGATCTTAATGTGCCGATCATTCCCGTCCATCTTGATGGTCTTTGGGGGAGCATTTTCAGCTTTGAAAAAGGGCGGTTCTTCTTCAAATGGCCGCGACAAATCCCCTATCCGGTGACGATCTCTTTTGGCTTACCTCTTCCGGCAAACGCCACGGCGCAAACAGTACGGCAGGCCGTGATGGAGCTTGGGAGCGAGGCGGTCAAATTTAGAAGGGCGAAAGATGATCTCTTGCACTTTAAGTTTATTCGCTCGGCAAAATCCGCCTGGAAGCGGGGCTGTATGTCCGACTCGACCGGAAAGCGCTTGACCTATGGGAAGGCCTTGATCGGGGCCTTCCTTTTATCCCGCAGAATCCGGCGGAAATGTAGGAAAGAAGAGATGGTCGGGCTCATGCTTCCCTCCTCAGTGGGCGGAGCCCTTGCAAATATTGCCACTCTTCTGGCCGGAAAGGTTCCTGTGAATCTGAATTTCACAGCGGGCAAGGAGGCAATCGATTCCGCCGTTCAGCAATGTGGGATCAAGGCGGTTCTGACCTCTAGGGTGTTTGTCGCGAAAGCGAATCTTGAACATCGTGAGGAATTTATTTACCTTGAAGATCTTTTAAAAAAAATGAAGCCCGCCGAAAAAATTGTCCAGGCCATCCTTCTTTATCTCCTTCCGGGGCGATTGATTCAGAAAATCTATTGTCCGGAGAAGTCCGACCCGAACCACCTGGCGACCGTGATCTTTTCGAGCGGCAGCACGGGCGATCCAAAAGGGGTGATGCTCTCTCACCATAATGTGCTTTCAAATGTGGAGTCGCTCGCACAACTCTTTTGGGTGACCCGAAAAGATACGATGATGGGGGTGCTACCTTTCTTCCATTCCTTCGGTTTTACCGGGACCCTCTGGTTCCCGCTCCTCTACGGATTCGGGGCCATTTATCATCCGAATCCGATGGAAGCGAAAAAGGTCGGGGCCTTGGTCTTGCGACACAAGGCGACGATCCTGATCAGCACCCCGACCTTTTACAAGTCCTATATCCGACGCTGCTCGAAAGAAGAATTCAGTTCCTTGCGGTATGCGATGGTGGGTGCCGAAAAGTTAAGAAAAGAAGTCGCCCTGGCATTCAGGGAAAAATATGATCTCAGTCTGCTTGAGGGTTATGGATGTACTGAACTTGCGCCAGTGGTTTGTGTGAATGTCGAGGATGTGCATCATGGACCGGAATTTCAGAAGGATTCGATTCCTGAGACGGTCGGCCATCCGGTCCCGGGCGTTGCCCTGAAGGTGGTCGACCCGGATACGGGCGAGGTCCGACCGGTCGGGCAGGAGGGTTTACTCTTTGTGAAAGGTCCGAACCTGATGATGGGTTATCTCAATCAGCCGGAAAAAACCGCAGAGGTCATTCAGGGGGACTGGTACAACACCGGAGATATTGCCGCTGTAGATGGAGATGGTTTTGTCCGGATCACAGACCGACTCTCCCGGTTCAGTAAAATCGGCGGTGAAATGGTTCCCCACATCAAGATTGAGGAGGTTGTCAGCGGTATTCTTGGAACGGAAGAGTGCGCGGTCTGTGCTGTCCCGGATGAGCAAAAGGGGGAGCGGATCGTCTGTTTTTATGTCAAACCGGAGATGACACCCGAGGCCTTGTGGGGACAACTCAAAGAACAGAACCTTCCAAAACTCTGGTTGCCCAAACGGGAGAACCTCTATCCGGTTGAAGCGCTTCCCGTATTGGGAACAGGTAAACGGGACCTGAGAGCCCTCAAGGCCATGGCACTCGAAGTGGTGGCAGCGCAAGAATAA